The Mercurialis annua linkage group LG8, ddMerAnnu1.2, whole genome shotgun sequence genome window below encodes:
- the LOC126660800 gene encoding uncharacterized protein At2g38710: MVSANREMAVYCFDTLLAHYNSQEVPPPAFDEAQHPLFVTWKKIVNGSEPRLRGCIGTLEARYLINGFKDYALTSALKDRRFPPIQPKELPSLECTVSILADYETADNYLDWEIGKHGLIIEFTDPNNNARRSATYLPEVAAHEGWTKLEAIDSLMRKAGYSSLITESLRKSIRLTRYQSTLFTLTYTDYASYVKAARGAAPTINGTKPVHH; this comes from the exons ATGGTATCTGCGAACAGAGAGATGGCTGTTTATTGCTTTGACACTCTCCTCGCCCACTACAACAGCCAAGAAGTTCCTCCTCCGGCTTTTGATGAAGCCCAACa CCCTCTATTTGTCACATGGAAGAAAATAGTCAATGGCAGCGAGCCTCGCTTACGTGGATGCATTGGAACATTAGAAGCTCGATACTTGATAAATGGGTTTAAGGACTATGCTTTGACTAG TGCTTTAAAGGACCGCAGATTTCCTCCAATACAGCCTAAAGAATTACCTTCTTTGGAATGCACAGTTTCCATCCTGGCTGATTATGAAACTGCTGACAATTATCTTGATTGGGAG ATTGGGAAGCATGGTTTAATTATTGAGTTTACTGATCCTAATAATAATGCTAGGAGAAGTGCGACATATTTGCCTGAAGTAGCTGCCCATGAAG GTTGGACAAAATTGGAAGCAATTGATTCGCTGATGCGAAAAGCCGGTTACAGTAGTCTCATCACCGAATCACTTCGGAAGTCTATCCGACTGACTCGTTACCAGAGCACACTTTTTACTTTGACCTACACCGATTACGCCTCATATGTCAAGGCGGCTAGGGGTGCAGCTCCCACTATTAATGGGACAAAACCCGTCCACCATTAA